The Verrucomicrobium spinosum DSM 4136 = JCM 18804 genome includes a region encoding these proteins:
- a CDS encoding tyrosine-type recombinase/integrase codes for MEDDALRESGAGEDGSKRILGILRRAAELAMQKRLTIDEGRSLLAEIVKEATGESLKVWTIKGWLNEWIALKTPTTKKATVTRYQHSVDSFLEFLGEKAELPLEHLSVQNLRSFREMLHKGGRTAKTCNGYIKDLRASLSAAVKEGLLRSLPAGTLQDLPEEDGMERETFTPKEVQALVTAAYSNEWRGVILLGAFGGLRLGDAARLRMSNLNIAEGSISYIPEKSSRRGKKAKVLLPMHRELQKHFAKMPPNADSDDYCFPSLCRISVSGNRGLSAKFVKIMEKAGVSRGKVKLRIEGEAGRSSHSKSFHSLRHTFNSAMLNKGVAQEIRMKIVGHSDTESNDGYSHAEIQSLRAAVDLVPGFDGL; via the coding sequence TTGGAGGACGATGCCCTGAGGGAGAGCGGAGCAGGAGAGGATGGCAGCAAGCGAATCTTGGGAATTCTCAGGAGAGCTGCAGAACTGGCAATGCAGAAAAGGCTGACGATCGACGAAGGGCGTTCACTTCTGGCGGAGATCGTTAAGGAGGCGACCGGTGAGTCGCTAAAGGTCTGGACGATCAAAGGGTGGCTCAATGAATGGATTGCATTGAAGACTCCAACCACCAAGAAGGCCACGGTGACGCGCTACCAGCATAGCGTGGATTCCTTCCTTGAGTTCCTCGGAGAAAAGGCAGAGCTTCCTTTGGAGCATCTGTCAGTACAGAATCTCAGGAGCTTTCGTGAGATGCTCCACAAGGGAGGTCGGACCGCAAAGACGTGCAACGGTTACATCAAAGACCTCAGGGCTTCGTTGTCTGCTGCAGTGAAAGAAGGATTGCTTCGAAGCCTGCCTGCAGGAACTCTCCAAGACCTTCCTGAGGAGGATGGAATGGAACGGGAAACTTTCACTCCGAAGGAAGTGCAGGCCCTGGTGACGGCCGCTTATTCGAACGAATGGAGGGGGGTGATACTTCTGGGGGCGTTTGGAGGGCTCAGACTGGGCGATGCTGCGAGACTTCGGATGTCGAATCTGAATATTGCTGAAGGAAGCATCTCGTACATTCCTGAGAAGAGTAGCCGACGAGGAAAAAAGGCCAAGGTCTTGCTTCCCATGCATCGGGAACTTCAGAAGCATTTCGCGAAGATGCCTCCCAATGCCGATTCTGATGACTACTGCTTTCCGTCGCTGTGTCGAATCAGCGTCAGTGGTAATCGCGGACTGTCTGCCAAGTTCGTGAAGATCATGGAGAAGGCGGGGGTGTCCCGGGGCAAGGTGAAGTTGCGGATCGAGGGGGAGGCGGGGCGATCAAGTCACTCCAAATCGTTCCATTCTCTAAGGCATACCTTCAATTCTGCCATGTTAAACAAGGGGGTGGCTCAAGAGATCCGAATGAAGATCGTGGGACACAGCGATACGGAATCGAATGATGGCTATTCCCATGCTGAGATTCAGTCCCTGCGAGCCGCCGTCGACCTTGTCCCTGGGTTCGACGGGCTTTGA
- a CDS encoding sulfatase-like hydrolase/transferase: MLLALAWATGTATLFLAGTSDAQAQQTAMGTARPPHLVVFLADDYSFLDSESEGAKDVSTPNLTKLAAAGMTFSHAFVASPSCAPSRAALLTGLTPVHNGAEVNHSKPGAAIKKLPAYLKEIGYEVVAFGKVSHYKHTADYGFDHFEHDTFHDPEGIPSAIRWLKQRKSDKPLCLFVGSNWPHVPWPAPPADADLSKAELPPSQADTPETRRARFAYGAAVKHLDDELGQVMTTVKDTLGIQVAFMMTSDHGAQFPFGKWNCYDAGIRVPMIVSWPIAPHLSCTI; this comes from the coding sequence ATGCTTTTGGCATTGGCATGGGCAACCGGCACCGCAACCTTGTTCCTCGCTGGCACCAGTGACGCCCAGGCGCAACAGACTGCCATGGGAACTGCGCGCCCGCCCCATCTCGTGGTCTTCCTGGCGGACGACTATAGTTTCCTCGATTCCGAGTCCGAGGGGGCGAAAGACGTTAGCACCCCGAACCTCACAAAACTGGCCGCGGCAGGGATGACGTTCTCGCATGCCTTTGTCGCCTCACCCAGTTGTGCCCCGAGCCGGGCCGCACTGCTGACCGGGCTCACCCCGGTCCACAACGGGGCGGAAGTTAATCACTCCAAGCCGGGAGCGGCGATCAAAAAGCTGCCCGCCTATCTGAAGGAGATTGGGTACGAGGTCGTGGCCTTTGGCAAGGTGTCCCACTACAAGCACACGGCCGACTATGGGTTCGATCACTTCGAGCACGACACATTTCACGATCCCGAGGGCATACCCTCAGCGATCCGGTGGCTGAAGCAGCGCAAGAGCGACAAGCCGCTGTGCCTATTCGTCGGGTCCAACTGGCCTCATGTCCCCTGGCCTGCGCCACCGGCGGATGCCGATCTGAGCAAGGCGGAGCTCCCCCCTTCCCAAGCCGATACGCCGGAAACCCGTCGCGCACGGTTCGCCTACGGAGCGGCGGTGAAGCATCTGGACGATGAACTTGGGCAGGTCATGACGACAGTGAAGGATACCTTGGGCATCCAAGTGGCCTTCATGATGACCAGCGATCACGGAGCCCAGTTCCCCTTCGGCAAGTGGAACTGCTATGACGCAGGCATCAGGGTTCCCATGATCGTGTCCTGGCCCATCGCCCCGCACTTGAGCTGTACGATCTGA
- a CDS encoding gluconate:H+ symporter, translated as MSPESINLLYLSLGAVAVLILLIAWLRLNAFLALLFAALLMGLGAGMSPAKVATAFQDGMGATLGGIAGVLGLGTILGGMLAVSGGAEVLAVRLVKIFGPKRVHWCLMILALAVGLTTWFAVGLVMLAPILLTLAKETKEPFLKLAIPMLAVLSIMHGVMPPHPGPLVAIEALHANLGKVMLWGLVAAIPVAAISGPIFAKWAVKNVQASAPPPVAAPSTESERPKPSLRATVAVLSLPVILLLSQTAVELWHDAPQQLKNIAGVIGNPTVALGLSVIFASILFRFKREESLKVGEKAIATVGMTLLVVGGGGGFNRVLRESGAANAIGEMALAFHLPTLVFGWLCAALIRVATGSATVAITAACGLVAPLMVNSPGVNPELLVVGIGCGSLFLSHLNDAGFWIVKETLGLSVSQTLRTWTLTETLVGISGLLVTLALDAVF; from the coding sequence GTGAGTCCGGAATCTATCAACCTGTTGTATCTCTCCCTCGGGGCAGTTGCCGTGCTGATCTTGCTGATCGCCTGGCTGCGGCTGAATGCGTTTTTGGCGTTGTTATTCGCTGCCCTCCTCATGGGCCTGGGCGCAGGGATGTCGCCAGCGAAGGTGGCCACGGCGTTTCAAGACGGGATGGGGGCTACGCTGGGCGGGATCGCTGGCGTTTTGGGGCTTGGCACGATTCTGGGCGGCATGCTGGCCGTCTCGGGCGGGGCTGAGGTGCTGGCCGTGCGGCTGGTTAAGATCTTTGGTCCCAAGCGGGTGCACTGGTGTCTCATGATCCTGGCGCTCGCCGTGGGGCTTACCACTTGGTTTGCCGTGGGCCTGGTCATGCTGGCACCCATTCTCCTCACCCTGGCAAAGGAGACGAAGGAGCCTTTCCTCAAGCTCGCCATCCCCATGCTGGCGGTGCTTTCCATTATGCACGGCGTCATGCCGCCGCATCCAGGCCCGCTGGTGGCCATTGAGGCGCTGCATGCGAACCTCGGCAAGGTGATGCTCTGGGGCTTGGTGGCAGCCATCCCTGTGGCGGCCATCTCCGGTCCCATCTTTGCCAAGTGGGCGGTAAAGAACGTGCAAGCCTCCGCGCCCCCGCCGGTAGCGGCTCCCTCCACCGAGAGCGAACGTCCCAAGCCCTCCCTGCGCGCCACGGTGGCTGTACTGAGCCTCCCGGTGATCCTCCTCCTCAGCCAGACGGCCGTCGAGCTCTGGCATGATGCTCCCCAGCAACTCAAGAATATCGCTGGCGTGATCGGCAATCCCACGGTGGCGCTCGGCCTTTCTGTCATCTTTGCCTCCATCCTTTTCCGCTTTAAGCGTGAGGAATCCCTTAAGGTGGGGGAAAAGGCCATCGCTACGGTGGGCATGACCCTGCTCGTCGTAGGCGGTGGCGGCGGCTTCAACCGTGTGCTGCGTGAGAGCGGTGCGGCCAACGCAATTGGCGAGATGGCCCTGGCCTTTCACCTGCCCACCTTGGTCTTTGGCTGGCTCTGTGCCGCGCTCATTCGTGTGGCCACCGGATCCGCCACCGTGGCCATCACGGCCGCTTGCGGTCTCGTTGCTCCGCTCATGGTCAACTCCCCGGGCGTCAACCCGGAGCTGCTCGTCGTGGGCATCGGCTGTGGCTCGCTGTTCCTCTCCCACCTGAACGACGCCGGCTTCTGGATCGTAAAGGAAACGCTCGGCCTCTCCGTCTCCCAAACCCTCCGCACCTGGACCCTGACCGAGACCCTCGTCGGCATCAGTGGCCTGCTGGTGACCCTGGCGCTGGACGCGGTGTTTTAG
- the pssA gene encoding CDP-diacylglycerol--serine O-phosphatidyltransferase produces the protein MSDTAEREPRIFVLPNLMTAGNLLCGFLASLHIVGRFQPDDGHQRYIWAIGLILLACFFDLLDGRLARMTGQSSSFGREFDSLADVVSFGVAPALLMHDIVLAEFEQSMTGLGWLIACIYLVCGAMRLARFNCLAAMPHQGGSTHFRGCPIPVAAGVIVSLTLFLLWLDGSNREIGRWRYALPVLMLILSYLMVSNVEYPSFKAVNFRTRRSFHWVLVSILVLFFTVRYWQWMPMVLFVSYLAYGLVRPWISRRWRQQLEEEDEEEKAIKPATPAPAHDAGTDDPASLI, from the coding sequence ATGTCAGACACCGCTGAACGCGAGCCCCGGATTTTCGTCCTGCCCAACTTGATGACGGCGGGCAACCTGCTGTGTGGCTTTCTTGCCTCACTCCACATTGTAGGCCGCTTCCAGCCAGACGATGGTCACCAGCGGTACATCTGGGCCATTGGCCTCATCCTGCTGGCCTGCTTCTTTGATCTCCTGGACGGCCGGCTGGCCCGCATGACGGGACAGTCCTCCTCCTTTGGGCGCGAGTTTGACTCGCTGGCGGATGTGGTGAGCTTTGGCGTAGCCCCTGCCCTGCTCATGCATGACATTGTGCTGGCCGAGTTTGAGCAATCCATGACTGGTCTGGGCTGGCTGATCGCCTGCATCTATCTGGTCTGTGGGGCCATGCGGCTGGCGCGGTTCAACTGCCTCGCGGCCATGCCTCATCAGGGGGGATCCACCCACTTTCGGGGCTGCCCCATTCCTGTCGCAGCAGGGGTCATCGTGTCCCTCACCTTGTTTCTGCTCTGGCTGGATGGGTCCAATCGCGAGATCGGACGCTGGCGCTATGCCCTGCCGGTGCTGATGCTCATCCTCTCCTACCTCATGGTGAGCAATGTGGAATACCCGTCGTTCAAGGCGGTGAACTTCCGCACCCGACGCTCGTTTCACTGGGTGCTGGTGAGCATCCTAGTCCTCTTTTTCACTGTGCGGTACTGGCAGTGGATGCCGATGGTGCTCTTCGTCTCCTACCTGGCCTATGGGCTGGTACGCCCGTGGATTTCCCGCCGGTGGCGGCAGCAGCTTGAGGAGGAGGACGAGGAGGAAAAAGCGATCAAGCCGGCCACCCCCGCCCCGGCTCATGACGCGGGCACAGATGACCCCGCATCCCTGATCTAA
- a CDS encoding pyridoxamine 5'-phosphate oxidase family protein has translation MNTLPSLEEQQEHFRRLLSRFSTAMLVTHGQTHSFHARPMALAQVETNCRIWFLTRRESAKAHEIETDTRVLVICQREHDAYLTLTGRATLVENRAKTEAIWKEPFRVWFPDGVEDPDLVLISVVPENGEFWDNSGFRKINSFMESAAAYVAGRQPRIAEGEEHGVVRL, from the coding sequence ATGAACACGCTTCCCTCCCTGGAAGAGCAGCAGGAGCATTTCCGCCGACTGTTGAGCAGATTTTCCACCGCCATGCTGGTGACGCATGGACAGACGCATTCCTTTCACGCACGACCGATGGCGCTGGCACAGGTGGAGACCAACTGTCGCATCTGGTTCCTCACCCGTCGGGAGTCTGCCAAGGCGCACGAAATTGAGACGGACACTCGCGTGCTCGTGATCTGCCAACGGGAGCATGATGCCTACCTTACGCTCACCGGGCGGGCCACCCTCGTGGAGAACCGCGCCAAGACAGAAGCCATCTGGAAAGAGCCCTTTCGCGTCTGGTTTCCCGACGGCGTTGAGGACCCCGATCTCGTCCTGATCTCCGTCGTTCCTGAGAATGGAGAGTTCTGGGACAATTCCGGTTTTCGCAAGATCAACTCCTTCATGGAGTCGGCCGCAGCCTACGTCGCCGGACGACAGCCTCGCATCGCGGAAGGTGAGGAGCACGGCGTCGTTCGTCTTTAA
- a CDS encoding host attachment protein, whose translation MKTPPLLIVADRGVIKTFMANGQQAGSVPQLADTIRIDEAHQKYQDIYTDQAGSFAKRGTGHVGNSTAERMHVDTEKETRIIRLIGEHVTELLDLHRPKKWGFAAPSDINGAILSHLSQAWTNAIEVNLTKDLTKESPAHLRDHFLAARGAA comes from the coding sequence ATGAAAACGCCTCCTCTTCTCATCGTTGCCGACCGCGGCGTGATCAAAACCTTCATGGCCAATGGGCAGCAGGCCGGATCAGTGCCACAACTTGCCGACACCATCCGCATCGACGAGGCCCACCAGAAATATCAGGATATCTACACGGATCAGGCAGGCTCCTTTGCCAAGCGCGGCACCGGCCATGTGGGCAACTCCACCGCTGAGCGCATGCATGTGGACACGGAGAAGGAGACGCGCATCATCCGCCTGATCGGCGAACATGTGACCGAGCTTCTGGACCTGCATCGCCCAAAGAAGTGGGGCTTTGCCGCCCCTTCAGACATCAATGGAGCAATTCTCTCCCATCTGTCCCAGGCTTGGACCAACGCCATAGAGGTGAATCTCACCAAGGATCTTACCAAAGAAAGCCCGGCCCACCTGCGCGATCACTTTCTCGCCGCCCGCGGCGCAGCCTGA
- a CDS encoding VWA domain-containing protein, producing MDWESPYLLLLIFPALAFLLWAERRSAHPMSARRKQLLLLVRALGIMLALVALAGPAKVVSSSQRAVVLALDNSQSLGAEGVKTVLQKADDIRKALPGDVEVYTTGFGDEARLYSEAELKVGGDKLWADALKTHGAQSNYAGALEYARSLFPAGTSRHVVFVGDGHETRGSLMEAARAAMVADVHLHAVPVAGPRKPDVRVRQFLPSQSRLHEGAALQLKVEVESTMDGAGLLKLFENGVEVERRKVKVVSGSTVTETFVRHPDTRNIYKYRAVLEGFAGDAIPANNEALTLVDVRGRLRLLYVEGDMNEGQYLVQAMAKEGIELELRAPNSIPNTPQELSGFDGVILSDVPAHQVGETAMVAIRDYVDKLGGGFIMLGGPNSFGVGGYYRTPIEEVLPVRLKAPDEEEKQSSALALVIDRSGSMSGEKLEMAKSAAIATAEVLTRNDSIGVYAFDSEAHVVVPMTRLTSSSAVAGQIAGLTSGGGTNLHPAFTEARNALQRTKAKIKHMIILTDGQTSGQGYEALASQCRAEGVTISTVAIGDGAHVGLLQAIASLGGGKSYTTLDAANIVRIFTQDTLVHTGRMIREDAFEPKLVERHPILAGWDKFESPPLLGYVKTLRKSTAQVPLVTDLGDPLLAHWRYGLGKVTAFTSDAKSRWASLWISRWNGFGQFWSQVLRETARPPQGQNMDLRCETAGEEARVSVDVLEDAGTRGNEARVTAEVFYVSAESLGAPLKPVQALSLRQDGPGLYEGTFRPEQPGVYLVRAQSGAQMVTAGWVHNPSSEVSLGTVNEKLLRDVSRLTGGTYMDQSTALDLGTTKARRYVELWPYLVMALLVMFMLDVAVRRWEHVTGLWDIATGWIPRKA from the coding sequence ATGGACTGGGAGTCACCTTATCTACTGCTGCTGATCTTTCCCGCCCTTGCGTTCCTGCTGTGGGCGGAGCGTCGGTCGGCGCACCCGATGTCAGCCCGGCGCAAGCAACTCCTCCTGCTGGTGCGGGCTCTGGGCATCATGCTGGCGCTGGTCGCCCTGGCAGGCCCTGCCAAGGTGGTGTCGAGCAGCCAGCGTGCGGTGGTGCTGGCGCTGGACAACAGCCAGAGCCTGGGTGCGGAAGGGGTGAAGACGGTCCTGCAGAAGGCGGATGACATTCGCAAAGCCCTCCCGGGTGATGTGGAGGTGTACACCACGGGATTCGGCGATGAGGCCCGGCTCTACTCCGAGGCGGAACTGAAGGTGGGTGGGGATAAGTTATGGGCTGATGCCCTGAAGACCCACGGAGCCCAGAGCAACTACGCCGGGGCGCTGGAGTACGCGCGCTCCCTTTTCCCGGCCGGCACCTCGCGTCACGTGGTGTTTGTGGGGGATGGGCATGAGACCCGTGGCAGCCTGATGGAGGCTGCCCGCGCCGCGATGGTGGCGGATGTGCATCTTCATGCCGTGCCCGTAGCAGGTCCCCGGAAGCCAGATGTGCGTGTACGCCAGTTCCTGCCCAGCCAGAGCCGTCTGCATGAAGGTGCCGCCCTCCAGCTGAAGGTGGAGGTGGAGAGCACCATGGACGGCGCGGGGCTGCTGAAGCTGTTTGAAAACGGCGTGGAAGTGGAGCGCCGCAAGGTGAAGGTGGTAAGCGGCAGCACGGTGACGGAAACCTTTGTGCGACACCCGGATACCCGGAACATCTACAAGTACCGTGCGGTGCTGGAGGGATTTGCGGGCGATGCCATCCCGGCCAACAATGAGGCGCTGACCCTGGTGGACGTGCGCGGACGCCTGCGCTTGCTCTATGTGGAGGGCGATATGAATGAAGGCCAGTATCTCGTGCAGGCCATGGCCAAAGAGGGGATCGAGCTGGAGCTGCGCGCACCCAACAGCATCCCGAATACGCCGCAGGAGTTGAGCGGATTCGACGGTGTGATCCTCTCCGATGTGCCCGCCCACCAGGTGGGGGAGACGGCGATGGTGGCCATTCGTGACTATGTGGACAAACTAGGCGGCGGCTTCATCATGCTGGGTGGCCCCAACTCGTTTGGTGTCGGTGGCTACTATCGCACCCCAATTGAGGAAGTCCTGCCTGTGCGCCTCAAGGCTCCGGATGAAGAGGAAAAACAAAGCAGCGCCCTGGCCCTGGTGATTGACCGTTCCGGCTCCATGTCTGGTGAAAAGCTGGAGATGGCCAAGAGTGCCGCCATCGCCACCGCGGAGGTTCTCACCCGCAACGACAGCATCGGTGTGTACGCCTTCGACAGTGAAGCCCATGTCGTGGTACCCATGACGCGGCTGACCTCCAGCAGTGCGGTGGCCGGGCAGATCGCCGGGCTGACCAGCGGCGGGGGCACGAACCTGCACCCCGCCTTTACCGAGGCGCGCAACGCCCTTCAGCGGACGAAGGCCAAGATCAAGCACATGATCATCCTCACCGATGGTCAGACGAGCGGTCAGGGGTATGAGGCCCTGGCCTCCCAGTGCCGCGCGGAGGGCGTGACGATCTCCACGGTGGCAATTGGCGACGGGGCGCATGTGGGCCTCTTGCAAGCCATCGCCAGCTTGGGGGGTGGCAAGTCCTACACCACGCTGGATGCCGCCAACATTGTGCGCATTTTCACCCAGGATACGCTAGTGCACACGGGACGCATGATCCGGGAAGATGCCTTTGAGCCGAAGCTGGTGGAGCGCCATCCCATCCTCGCGGGCTGGGACAAGTTCGAGTCGCCCCCGCTGCTGGGCTATGTGAAGACCCTGCGGAAGAGCACGGCCCAAGTGCCGCTGGTCACGGATCTGGGCGACCCGCTCCTGGCGCACTGGCGTTATGGCCTGGGCAAGGTGACCGCCTTCACCAGTGATGCGAAGAGCCGTTGGGCCAGCCTTTGGATCAGCCGGTGGAATGGCTTCGGCCAGTTTTGGTCCCAAGTATTGCGGGAGACCGCCCGTCCGCCGCAGGGTCAGAATATGGACCTGCGCTGTGAAACCGCCGGGGAAGAGGCCCGCGTAAGTGTGGATGTACTGGAGGATGCCGGTACGCGGGGCAATGAAGCCCGTGTCACCGCAGAGGTGTTCTATGTCTCAGCGGAATCTCTCGGCGCTCCCTTGAAGCCGGTGCAGGCGCTTTCATTGCGCCAGGATGGGCCAGGATTGTACGAAGGCACCTTTCGCCCCGAGCAGCCGGGCGTGTACCTCGTGCGGGCCCAGAGCGGTGCCCAAATGGTGACCGCAGGCTGGGTGCACAATCCCAGCAGCGAGGTCAGTCTCGGAACGGTGAACGAGAAACTCCTTCGGGATGTCAGCAGACTCACCGGCGGCACCTACATGGACCAGAGCACCGCGTTGGATCTTGGAACCACCAAGGCCCGTCGTTATGTGGAGCTCTGGCCTTACCTCGTCATGGCCCTGCTCGTGATGTTCATGCTGGACGTCGCGGTGCGGCGCTGGGAGCATGTCACCGGCCTGTGGGACATCGCTACGGGGTGGATCCCGCGGAAGGCGTAA
- a CDS encoding vWA domain-containing protein, whose product MKFLSPNFLHWLWLALIPIALWLFRRKAKRVQVSTLLFFRTLAKEHQESAWLRRFKRILSLLMTLLVVLLAVMALAKPFREGGGETPKSLVILLDRSASMAATDGKGRTRMEEAKTQLKDRLSALPENVVTSLIVYDAKAEVTQSRSTNRRELLRMIQQTQPVPMEDRADEALLVARRLAALDAPSEIWQITDEVSPQTPLAAEAPAEGVKPPKMRLLNVALESPVNCGITGFQIRPAPLARNRFEVFVEVTAGRANANPVESTLEARLDGRPVQLRQMTLKPGESNRLILPLEGGKGQRLEMEVRTPGDCLGWDNVAVSPLPETKPLVVAWFSDSPDPFVELALTSMLAEDRIQVLKGGVKDWPMKEKADVYVFENWVPAAWPTDRPVLVLNPPNSSGPVHAKKLGSGVPYEAVRAVQPEHPVLYRVASGRVAVTQTTVLNVSDTLETLWMAGNEPVLAAGESGGQRLVVVAFTPGRSEQLALLSAFPLLVGNAIYWAAENNDALASLKAVRPGDLVEMPAGLVKWHAWTGTRFEETSQDAKGGWLELSQVGLVDGGDGRTLASLLISSQETNVPAQVKAEAGGGQEVSERWARGGNWSTSLLWLVLGVLLVESWLFHRQAVY is encoded by the coding sequence ATGAAGTTCCTTTCTCCCAACTTTCTCCACTGGCTCTGGCTGGCGCTCATCCCCATCGCTCTCTGGCTCTTCCGCCGGAAGGCCAAGCGGGTGCAGGTGTCCACGTTGCTCTTCTTCCGCACGCTGGCGAAGGAGCACCAGGAGTCAGCCTGGCTGAGGCGGTTCAAGCGCATCCTTTCACTGCTGATGACGTTGCTCGTCGTGCTGCTGGCAGTGATGGCCCTGGCCAAGCCTTTCCGCGAGGGCGGTGGGGAGACGCCCAAGAGCCTCGTGATCCTGCTGGACCGCTCGGCCTCCATGGCGGCGACGGATGGCAAGGGGCGCACCCGTATGGAGGAGGCGAAGACCCAGCTCAAGGACCGCCTGAGTGCGTTGCCAGAGAATGTGGTGACCTCGCTCATCGTGTACGATGCCAAGGCAGAGGTGACCCAGTCCCGCAGCACCAACCGGCGGGAACTGCTGCGCATGATCCAGCAGACCCAACCGGTGCCGATGGAAGATCGTGCGGATGAAGCGCTGCTCGTGGCCCGGCGGCTTGCGGCCCTGGATGCACCTTCAGAAATCTGGCAGATCACGGATGAGGTCTCTCCCCAGACTCCGCTGGCGGCTGAAGCCCCTGCCGAAGGAGTGAAGCCGCCGAAAATGCGCCTGCTGAACGTCGCACTGGAGAGCCCGGTGAACTGCGGGATCACGGGCTTCCAGATCCGCCCGGCACCCCTGGCGCGGAACCGGTTCGAGGTATTTGTGGAGGTGACGGCTGGTCGCGCCAATGCCAACCCGGTGGAGAGCACCCTGGAGGCTCGCCTCGACGGTCGTCCGGTGCAGCTGCGCCAGATGACGCTGAAGCCGGGCGAGAGCAACCGCCTGATTCTGCCGCTGGAAGGGGGCAAGGGGCAGCGTCTGGAGATGGAAGTTCGCACCCCTGGCGATTGTCTGGGTTGGGACAACGTGGCCGTCTCGCCCTTGCCAGAAACCAAACCGCTCGTGGTGGCATGGTTTTCAGACTCGCCCGACCCTTTCGTAGAGCTGGCGCTCACTTCCATGCTGGCGGAGGACCGCATCCAGGTGCTGAAGGGCGGGGTGAAAGACTGGCCAATGAAGGAAAAGGCGGACGTCTATGTCTTCGAGAACTGGGTGCCTGCGGCCTGGCCCACAGATCGCCCCGTACTGGTGCTGAATCCTCCCAACAGCTCTGGCCCGGTGCATGCGAAGAAGCTGGGCTCAGGCGTGCCCTATGAAGCGGTGCGGGCCGTGCAGCCAGAGCATCCAGTGCTGTACCGGGTGGCCAGTGGCCGGGTGGCGGTGACACAGACGACGGTGCTCAATGTCAGCGACACGCTGGAGACCCTCTGGATGGCGGGCAATGAGCCCGTGCTGGCCGCCGGGGAGTCTGGCGGGCAACGGTTGGTGGTGGTCGCTTTTACCCCGGGCCGCAGTGAGCAGCTCGCGTTGCTTTCCGCCTTCCCGCTGCTGGTGGGCAACGCCATCTACTGGGCAGCGGAGAACAACGACGCCCTGGCCTCCCTGAAGGCCGTGCGCCCTGGGGACCTGGTGGAAATGCCAGCGGGTCTGGTGAAGTGGCACGCGTGGACGGGGACAAGATTCGAGGAAACCTCCCAGGATGCCAAAGGGGGCTGGTTGGAGCTTTCTCAAGTGGGTCTGGTGGACGGCGGTGATGGCCGCACCCTGGCCAGTCTGCTGATTTCTTCGCAGGAGACCAACGTCCCCGCCCAGGTCAAGGCGGAGGCTGGCGGGGGCCAGGAGGTGAGCGAGCGCTGGGCCCGCGGGGGCAACTGGAGCACCTCACTCCTCTGGCTCGTGCTGGGAGTGCTGCTGGTGGAGAGCTGGTTGTTCCACCGCCAGGCGGTGTATTGA
- a CDS encoding DUF58 domain-containing protein produces MTATLTREDLFDAHFLDRLRTLALRLRKRRQLMRRGMQSSPATGYTREFKDYRHYTPKEDFRAIDWRLYARLDKLFVRLYEEVQELHIHIVVDTSASMEKPFIEKRRQSLRFAVALAYLGLSGQHRVSLYSMSDTTRQELPPLRGQGNIEKIITAVTKWAYGGVTDLEKCFTDFRPTRQRYGSIFVISDFFGREVGTAVEAVKRAAGWPGETHFVQVIHPWEQRPELDGEVELADVETGERRRFWITKREVKLYAEMFDAFAENLSSACAGRQIDFYTCRSDEPFEDRFLDLLMRGGSLASA; encoded by the coding sequence ATGACCGCCACCCTGACCCGCGAGGATCTCTTTGACGCCCATTTCCTGGACCGTCTGCGCACTCTGGCCCTCCGGCTGCGCAAGCGACGCCAGTTGATGCGCCGGGGCATGCAGAGCAGTCCGGCGACGGGATACACCCGGGAGTTCAAGGACTATCGGCACTACACACCCAAGGAAGACTTCCGCGCCATCGACTGGCGGCTGTACGCCCGGCTGGACAAGCTCTTTGTCCGTCTTTATGAGGAGGTGCAGGAGCTGCACATCCACATCGTGGTGGACACCAGCGCCTCCATGGAGAAGCCCTTCATCGAAAAACGCCGACAGTCGCTCCGCTTCGCCGTTGCCCTGGCCTATTTAGGGTTGTCTGGCCAGCATCGCGTGAGCCTGTACTCCATGAGTGACACCACGCGGCAGGAACTGCCTCCGCTACGGGGGCAGGGGAACATCGAGAAGATCATCACGGCCGTGACCAAGTGGGCGTACGGCGGCGTGACCGATCTGGAAAAGTGTTTCACGGACTTCCGGCCCACCCGGCAGAGGTATGGTAGCATCTTTGTCATCTCCGACTTCTTTGGTCGTGAGGTGGGAACAGCGGTGGAGGCGGTGAAACGCGCCGCAGGCTGGCCCGGCGAGACCCACTTTGTGCAGGTAATCCACCCGTGGGAGCAGCGGCCCGAGTTGGATGGGGAGGTGGAGCTGGCCGATGTGGAGACCGGCGAGCGTCGCCGCTTCTGGATCACAAAGCGCGAGGTGAAGCTCTATGCCGAGATGTTTGACGCGTTTGCCGAAAACCTGAGCTCCGCCTGTGCGGGCCGCCAGATCGACTTCTACACCTGCCGCAGTGATGAACCGTTCGAGGATCGCTTCCTCGATCTCCTGATGAGGGGCGGTTCCCTGGCCTCCGCGTAA